From a single Pelodiscus sinensis isolate JC-2024 chromosome 4, ASM4963464v1, whole genome shotgun sequence genomic region:
- the LOC112545897 gene encoding uncharacterized protein LOC112545897 produces MGLCLPCLGGAAEDVVETPDPVSAAPPRLSPATPCWAAPGPAAHQQARADSPLPPPAGAASLQPPCRGRVCWWHVPLCDIAPAGSDLPWWRFPIRAGFAMDYILIVKNEIFEIQNNIDELNYQDIFSLRLDCSVLILSNLISLKASSRGVKNPYYVEQKKKKQEEMEKQIASSSSGGGGLRWQVG; encoded by the exons AtggggctctgcctgccctgcttGGGGGGAGCCGCCGAGGACGTGGTGGAGACGCCAGACCCGGTGAGTGCGGCACCCCCGCGCCTCTCCCCCGCCACGCCCTGCTGGGCCgctcccggccccgccgcgcaCCAGCAGGCCAGGGctgacagccccctcccccccccggcaggtGCAGCCTCATTGCAGCCCCCCTGTAGGGGCCGGGTTTGCTGGTGGCATGTTCCGCTTTGTGATATTGCCCCGGCTGGCAGCGACCTTCCCTGGTGGCGTTTCCCCATCCGGGCAGGA TTTGCTATGGACTACATTTTAATTGTAAAAAATGAGATATTTGAGATTCAAAACAACATAGATGAACTAAA CTACCAAGATATTTTTTCTTTGAGACTGGACTGCAGTGTGCTGATTTTATCCAATCTTATTTCCCTAAAGGCCTCCTCTCGGGGTGTTAAGAACCCATATTATGTagagcaaaagaaaaagaaacaagaagAAATGGAGAAACAAATTGCATCTTCAAGCTCTGGAGGAGGTGGACTTAGa tgGCAAGTTGGATAA